One part of the Homo sapiens chromosome 19, GRCh38.p14 Primary Assembly genome encodes these proteins:
- the CIST1 gene encoding uncharacterized LOC729966 precursor, with protein sequence MACPQLPPLLLLVLVVLLKAGVNYNTPFTDIVTSENSMETSPVSSLISSPFAHSTHSSGEPPKSYSSTMSLETDSITHLSPSSSGATPTIQPSPSSTDSRMIPSSPQPETITHPSSGSPSAELTPSSHSTLPSSESLTPHWSPTSHSPGTEPLTSTDQTLEPPGPAPGDTGPRELHRNPSVVVVVCLLVSLLLIGSVVMAVRFCHRNESKFENLDEVSMGSVNDRLSFAHHLQE encoded by the exons ATGGCGTGCCCCCAGCTGCCGCCACTTCTGCTTTTGGTGCTGGTGGTGCTGCTGAAAGCTGGTGTGAATTACAATACTCCCTTTACAG ATATTGTGACCTCAGAGAACAGTATGGAGACATCACCTGTCAGCTCTCTGATTTCTTCTCCCTTCGCCCACAGCACCCACAGTTCAGGGGAACCCCCCAAATCCTACTCCAGCACCATGAGTTTGGAGACAGACTCCAtaacccacctcagcccctcaagttcAGGGGCAACCCCTACCATCCAGCCGAGCCCCAGCTCCACAGATTCAAGGATGATACCCTCCTCCCCACAACCAGAGACAATCACGCACCCTAGTTCTGGCTCCCCCAGTGCAGAGCTCACCCCCTCTTCCCATTCCACCCTCCCCAGTTCCGAATCCCTGACCCCGCACTGGAGCCCCACTTCCCACAGCCCCGGAACGGAGCCCTTGACCTCCACTGACCAGACCTTGGAGCCCCCTGGCCCAG CTCCAGGTGACACTGGGCCCCGTGAGTTACACAGGAACCCGAGTGTGGTGGTGGTCGTGTGTTTGCTGGTGTCTCTTTTGCTCATCGGGTCTGTGGTCATGGCTGTGAGATTCTGTCACCGGAATGAGTCCAAGTTTGAGAACCTGGACGAGGTGTCCATG GGATCCGTGAATGACAGATTGTCCTTTGCCCACCACCTCCAGGAGTGA